The Miscanthus floridulus cultivar M001 chromosome 7, ASM1932011v1, whole genome shotgun sequence genome includes a region encoding these proteins:
- the LOC136464708 gene encoding two-component response regulator ORR23-like, whose amino-acid sequence MRLDERNAAVGRVRDHFPVGMRVLAVDDDPVCLKVLENLLRRCQYHVTTTNQAVVALRMLRQNRDLFDLVISDVHMPDMDGFKLLELLGLEMDLPVIMLSVNGETKTVMKGITHGACDYLLKPVRLEELRNIWQHVVRRKFSNCERANIDGYEECTRPSNADFDHVHSQITGGTPDQCGRPSKKRKEYHSEEEDEGEESNGQENDDPSAPKKPRVVWSVELHRKFVAAVNQLGIDKAVPKRILELMNVERLTRENVASHLQKYRLYLKRLSAVASQQASIVAGLGGNDPFMRMGAFEGLQGYQSFASSAALPSFSPQGLLNRNNPTSFGIQGMSAYRPIQIATGNSTISHSNGDPNKYHLSLPGTSSRQGNLAQGLTTSVGQVQLTQKWFHEETEDLSTILSVSGRANNGVPGTLQSVTNSHLLQHGLVECRQDKVVIQPSSSGSSDRLEGTVGVSSSLMDSCASQQRVVPLSAFSTSASPMNGSFCSNNIAELGATTSGGTNICPSNDLRVARDNKVGASSFGNVILLSPDTVPNQKYLNFGGGSNLRQSMDGGNTDNLLNPKFIWSCLPTSQPPNLMGSHHPMSQRPNNGNLGGTMVGQTTASASTAAPQTRIDMIISGDTPTPKSASDLSFPRVHSELSSSSCSFDGLLNSIIKVEKDDASFSDDLGCDFYSLGTCI is encoded by the exons ATGAGGCTAGATGAGAGAAATGCTGCCGTGGGGAGGGTCAGGGACCATTTCCCCGTCGGCATGCGTGTCCTCGCCGTGGACGACGACCCCGTGTGCCTCAAGGTGCTTGAGAACCTCCTGCGCCGCTGCCAGTATCATG TGACAACGACGAATCAGGCTGTTGTCGCCTTGAGGATGCTGAGGCAAAACAGAGACTTGTTTGATCTTGTTATCAGTGATGTGCACATGCCAGACATGGATGGCTTTAAGCTTCTGGAGCTTCTGGGGCTCGAAATGGACCTCCCTGTCATTA TGTTATCGGTGAATGGAGAGACAAAAACTGTAATGAAGGGGATAACTCATGGTGCCTGTGACTATCTCTTAAAACCTGTTCGGCTGGAAGAGCTTAGGAATATCTGGCAGCATGTTGTTAGAAGGAAATTCAGTAACTGTGAGCGTGCTAACATTGATGGTTATGAGGAGTGCACTAGGCCATCAAATGCAGATTTTGATCATGTACACAGCCAAATTACAGGTGGGACACCTGACCAATGTGGAAGGCCCAGCAAGAAGAGGAAGGAATATCATAGTGAAGAGGAAGATGAAGGAGAAGAGAGTAATGGCCAAGAGAACGATGATCCTTCAGCTCCAAAGAAACCAAGGGTTGTTTGGTCAGTTGAACTACACCGAAAATTTGTTGCTGCTGTCAATCAGCTAGGAATTGACA AAGCTGTGCCAAAAAGGATACTTGAGCTCATGAATGTTGAGAGACTCACCAGGGAAAATGTTGCAAGTCACCTGCAG AAGTATAGACTCTATCTTAAACGGCTAAGTGCTGTGGCATCGCAACAGGCTAGCATTGTTGCTGGTTTGGGAGGCAACGACCCCTTTATGCGGATGGGTGCATTCGAAGGACTCCAGGGTTATCAATCTTTTGCCTCTTCAGCAGCTCTGCCATCTTTTAGTCCACAGGGGTTGTTAAATAGAAATAATCCAACATCATTTGGAATTCAAGGGATGTCTGCTTACAGGCCAATTCAGATTGCAACCGGCAATTccacaataagtcattccaatggCGATCCAAATAAATATCACCTTAGCCTACCAGGTACTAGTAGCCGACAAGGAAATTTGGCACAAGGTTTGACAACTTCAGTTGGGCAGGTCCAGCTGACACAAAAGTGGTTTCATGAAGAAACTGAAGATCTATCTACTATCCTTTCTGTGAGTGGCCGGGCTAATAATGGCGTGCCTGGCACACTCCAAAGCGTCACAAATAGTCATTTGCTGCAGCATGGCCTTGTTGAATGTAGACAAGACAAAGTTGTTATCCAGCCATCTTCATCTGGAAGTTCAGATCGTCTTGAAGGCACTGTTGGAGTTTCCTCCAGTCTGATGGATTCTTGTGCATCCCAGCAGAGGGTTGTTCCATTGTCTGCCTTTTCTACCAGTGCATCGCCAATGAATGGCTCGTTTTGCAGTAACAACATAGCTGAGTTGGGTGCTACGACGTCTGGAGGTACAAATATTTGCCCCTCCAATGACCTCAGAGTAGCAAGAGACAACAAAGTGGGAGCTAGCTCTTTTGGTAATGTGATACTTTTGTCTCCAGACACTGTGCCAAACCAAAAATACTTGAATTTTGGTGGTGGAAGCAATTTGAGGCAGAGCATGGATGGAGGGAACACAGACAATCTGTTGAATCCCAAGTTCATATGGAGTTGTTTGCCGACCTCTCAACCACCGAATCTTATGGGAagtcatcatcccatgagccaaaGACCAAATAACGGAAACCTTGGTGGCACAATGGTTGGACAGACAACAGCAAGTGCTTCAACAGCTGCTCCACAGACGAGGATCGACATGATTATCTCCGGAGACACACCGACTCCAAAGAGCGCATCGGATTTGAGCTTCCCTAGGGTCCACAGCGAGCTTAGCTCTAGCAGCTGCAGCTTCGACGGCCTCCTCAACTCC